One region of Bubalus kerabau isolate K-KA32 ecotype Philippines breed swamp buffalo chromosome 6, PCC_UOA_SB_1v2, whole genome shotgun sequence genomic DNA includes:
- the LOC129655636 gene encoding LOW QUALITY PROTEIN: succinyl-CoA:3-ketoacid coenzyme A transferase 2, mitochondrial-like (The sequence of the model RefSeq protein was modified relative to this genomic sequence to represent the inferred CDS: substituted 1 base at 1 genomic stop codon), with protein MAALRLLASVLGRRVPAGRSGRALAKGGACGFACSARARARFYTDPVKAVGDITDGSRIMIGGFGLCGIPENLIGALLKTRVKDLTVVSSNVGVESFGLGLLLGTKQITRIVCSYLGENSLCEHQYLAGELELEITPQGTLAERIRAGGAGVPAFYTPTAXGTLVQEGGAPIRYLPDGHIAILSQPREVREFHGQHYLLEHAITADFALVKGWKADLAGNVIFRASARNFNVPMCKAARTSVVEVEEIVDVGSFAPEDIHVPSIYVDRIIQGEKYEKRIERLTVRKEDDEICTSSDNIRTRIIKRAALEFEDGMYANLGIGIPLLAPNYISPNITVHLHSENGILGLGPFPLKEEVDADLINAGKQTVTLLPGGSFFSSDESFAMIRGGHINLTLLGAMQVSKYGDLANWMIPGKKVKGMGGAMDLVSSSKTRVVVTMEHCNKANEPKIVEKCTMPLTGKYCVDRIITEKAVFDVHKKTGLTLIELWDGLTVEDIKKSTGSPFAVSPSLRPMQQVKM; from the coding sequence ATGGCGGCCCTGCGGCTCCTGGCGTCGGTGCTCGGGCGCCGGGTCCCCGCCGGCCGCTCGGGGCGCGCGCTGGCGAAGGGTGGCGCCTGCGGCTTCGCCTGCAGCGCCCGCGCGCGCGCCAGGTTCTACACGGACCCGGTGAAGGCCGTGGGAGACATCACTGATGGCTCGAGGATCATGATCGGGGGCTTTGGGCTCTGCGGCATCCCGGAGAACCTGATAGGGGCGCTGCTGAAGACCCGCGTGAAGGACTTGACAGTGGTCAGCAGCAACGTGGGGGTGGAGAGCTTCGGTCTCGGCCTTTTACTGGGGACCAAGCAGATCACCCGCATCGTCTGCTCCTACCTGGGGGAGAACTCGCTCTGTGAGCACCAGTACCTGGCGGGTGAGCTGGAGCTGGAGATCACGCCCCAGGGCACCCTGGCCGAGCGCATCCGCGCAGGGGGCGCCGGTGTGCCCGCCTTTTACACCCCCACGGCCTAAGGGACCTTGGTCCAGGAGGGAGGCGCACCCATCAGGTACTTACCAGACGGCCACATCGCCATCCTCAGCCAGCCCAGGGAGGTGAGGGAGTTCCATGGGCAGCACTACCTGCTGGAACACGCCATCACCGCTGATTTTGCTTTGGTGAAAGGGTGGAAGGCCGACCTGGCAGGAAATGTCATCTTCAGGGCCAGTGCCAGGAACTTCAACGTGCCCATGTGCAAAGCTGCCAGAACCTCCGTGGTGGAGGTTGAAGAAATTGTGGACGTGGGGTCCTTTGCCCCAGAAGACATCCATGTTCCTAGCATTTATGTAGATCGCATAATACAGGgggaaaaatatgagaaaagaattgaGCGTTTAACCGTCCGGAAAGAGGATGATGAAATTTGCACGTCTTCAGATAACATAAGGACACGGATCATCAAGCGGGCAGCTCTTGAATTTGAGGACGGCATGTATGCCAATCTGGGCATCGGCATCCCTCTCCTGGCCCCCAACTACATCAGCCCCAACATCACCGTGCACCTTCACAGTGAGAACGGGATCTTGGGCTTGGGTCCCTTTCCATTAAAAGAGGAGGTGGACGCAGACCTCATCAACGCGGGCAAGCAGACAGTCACCCTTCTTCCCGGGGGCTCTTTTTTCTCCAGTGATGAATCATTTGCCATGATTCGAGGAGGACACATCAACCTGACCTTGCTGGGAGCCATGCAAGTTTCCAAATATGGTGACCTGGCTAACTGGATGATACCCGGCAAGAAGGTGAAAGGCATGGGGGGTGCGATGGATCTGGTGTCCAGTTCCAAGACGCGAGTGGTAGTCACCATGGAGCACTGCAACAAGGCCAACGAACCCAAGATCGTGGAGAAGTGCACCATGCCATTGACTGGGAAGTATTGCGTGGACCGAATCATCACCGAGAAGGCCGTGTTTGATGTACACAAGAAGACAGGGCTGACCCTGATTGAGCTCTGGGACGGCCTAACAGTGGAGGACATCAAAAAGAGCACAGGGAGCCCCTTTGCCGTCTCCCCGAGCCTCAGACCCATGCAGCAGGTCAAAATGTAG